Proteins from a genomic interval of Qipengyuania sp. JC766:
- a CDS encoding DEAD/DEAH box helicase, translating into MPETNTFLAPHTPVSHPLHGSGQVIVDSGDAVVVRFGGEIHSVLRSELARARSLDLALESEAFDDSADGLLRASALAIRSVNDQWGVFSRSRVQLLPHQLWVCHKVNRQWPFRWLVADDVGLGKTIEAGLVLMPLVARAQVRRLLILAPAKLVPQWQKRLYEMFDLRLQMYGREIAKASADFWGVTQMVVASVHTLRQEVSEGRAEASAFLDAEPWDAVVVDEAHHLHADERTGETLSLELLKEMERRGKIKSLLLFTGTPHRGKDHGFFSLLSLLDSERFGPDKDPEEQLAALPAFMIRNNKAKVTDLKGEKLFTPVTVESREYQFSDAEAAFYDTLSAFIIDGRAYAANLSGQAQTARMLLLIALQKLAASSIAAIRNALIKRRDKLASIAENARATIAATDQPETLDDAAVLDEEASARLLAELMDGEVARLEELLDLAEPIVSEQKIERLVELIVIDLPEDEPVLLFTEYKATQALVVNALHARFGYGCCAFINGEGKLENLLRADGSYGPRSSTRETAADDFNAGKVRFLVSTEAAGEGIDLQERCATLVHVDMPWNPMRLHQRVGRLSRYGQTRPVQVFILRNPATVEARIWDLLNAKLERIQAALDVAMDEREDISQLVVGLSGPSIEAIFAEGQARFGADSKPAREGVSTWFDQASATIGGEDLVKSVRNMLGNVARFDFAQVGNNIPKVDLPDLERFLKLELERQGKRAMNREDGMEVIAPEEWRKSDYAIAKRYTGLVFDRNAPIDRKQAPIRLIGIGHSLLDRALKESLGREAFLARCSRLEVPLLVASITDEITGHGQTVSRIVVGACRLPDGTVEILRDWELLQRLNLVGVADETLPSAQIADQQLTDLAQDLIIHIGKTARDLAEGMTRPSVRGEVLLVPEDCPD; encoded by the coding sequence ATGCCTGAAACTAACACTTTCCTCGCCCCGCATACCCCGGTTTCGCATCCGCTCCACGGCAGCGGACAAGTCATCGTCGATAGCGGGGACGCCGTCGTCGTGCGGTTCGGAGGCGAGATCCACTCCGTGCTGCGCAGTGAACTGGCGCGCGCGCGTTCGCTGGATTTAGCGCTGGAGAGTGAGGCTTTCGACGACAGCGCCGATGGCCTGCTGCGCGCGAGCGCTCTGGCGATCCGTTCGGTAAATGACCAGTGGGGCGTATTCTCGCGCTCGCGGGTGCAATTGCTGCCGCATCAGCTGTGGGTCTGCCACAAGGTCAACCGGCAGTGGCCGTTCCGCTGGCTCGTGGCCGACGATGTTGGCCTCGGCAAGACGATCGAGGCCGGGCTGGTCCTAATGCCGCTAGTCGCCCGGGCGCAAGTGCGCCGCCTGCTGATCCTCGCGCCCGCCAAGTTGGTTCCGCAATGGCAGAAGCGGCTCTACGAGATGTTCGACCTCCGGCTGCAGATGTATGGCCGCGAGATCGCCAAGGCCTCGGCCGATTTCTGGGGCGTGACGCAGATGGTGGTCGCCTCAGTCCACACTCTCAGGCAGGAGGTATCCGAGGGACGCGCGGAGGCTAGCGCCTTTCTCGATGCCGAGCCGTGGGATGCGGTGGTGGTGGACGAAGCGCACCACCTGCACGCCGACGAGCGCACCGGCGAGACACTGTCGCTCGAACTACTCAAGGAGATGGAGCGCCGGGGCAAGATCAAGTCGCTGCTTCTTTTCACAGGCACACCCCATCGCGGCAAGGACCACGGCTTTTTCTCGCTCTTGAGCCTGCTCGACTCTGAGCGGTTCGGACCGGACAAGGATCCCGAGGAGCAACTCGCCGCGCTTCCCGCATTCATGATCCGTAACAACAAGGCCAAGGTCACCGACCTTAAGGGCGAGAAACTGTTCACTCCAGTGACGGTGGAAAGTCGCGAATATCAATTCTCGGATGCGGAGGCAGCGTTCTATGACACTTTGAGCGCCTTTATCATCGACGGGAGAGCCTATGCCGCGAACCTTTCCGGACAGGCGCAGACGGCTCGCATGCTTCTGCTCATTGCCTTGCAGAAACTGGCGGCAAGCTCGATCGCAGCCATCCGCAACGCGCTGATTAAACGTCGCGACAAGCTGGCATCTATCGCCGAGAATGCGCGCGCTACGATCGCTGCCACCGACCAGCCCGAAACGCTCGACGATGCCGCGGTGCTCGACGAAGAGGCATCGGCAAGGCTGCTTGCCGAACTGATGGACGGCGAGGTTGCGCGCCTCGAGGAACTCCTCGACCTCGCCGAGCCGATCGTTAGCGAGCAGAAGATCGAGCGGCTTGTGGAGCTAATCGTCATCGACCTGCCCGAAGACGAGCCGGTGCTGCTGTTCACCGAATACAAGGCTACGCAGGCACTGGTAGTCAATGCTCTGCACGCCCGTTTCGGGTATGGCTGCTGCGCCTTTATCAACGGCGAAGGCAAACTCGAAAACCTGCTGCGTGCCGATGGCAGCTACGGTCCGCGATCCTCCACCCGCGAGACCGCGGCAGACGATTTCAACGCTGGTAAGGTGCGCTTCCTAGTGTCAACCGAAGCCGCCGGCGAAGGGATCGATTTGCAGGAACGATGTGCCACGCTAGTCCACGTTGACATGCCCTGGAACCCGATGCGCCTTCATCAGCGGGTGGGCCGACTGTCGCGGTATGGCCAGACGAGACCGGTGCAGGTGTTCATCCTGCGCAACCCAGCCACTGTCGAGGCCCGCATCTGGGATTTGCTCAATGCGAAGCTTGAACGCATCCAGGCGGCGCTGGATGTAGCAATGGACGAGCGCGAGGATATCTCGCAATTGGTGGTGGGCCTCAGCGGCCCCTCGATCGAAGCCATTTTTGCCGAAGGCCAAGCCCGCTTCGGAGCCGATAGCAAACCTGCTCGCGAGGGAGTTAGCACATGGTTCGATCAGGCATCTGCCACCATCGGTGGGGAAGACCTCGTCAAGAGCGTGCGCAACATGCTTGGCAATGTCGCCCGTTTCGATTTCGCGCAGGTTGGCAATAATATACCCAAAGTCGACCTTCCCGATCTTGAGCGCTTTCTTAAGCTGGAACTAGAGCGCCAAGGCAAGCGAGCGATGAACCGCGAAGATGGCATGGAGGTGATCGCGCCCGAGGAATGGAGGAAGTCGGATTATGCCATTGCCAAACGTTACACTGGCTTGGTGTTCGACCGTAATGCCCCAATCGACCGCAAGCAGGCGCCAATCCGCCTGATCGGCATTGGACACAGCCTCCTCGACCGCGCGCTAAAGGAAAGCCTTGGCCGTGAAGCTTTTTTGGCCCGGTGCAGCCGTCTCGAAGTCCCGCTGCTGGTCGCTTCGATAACTGACGAAATCACTGGCCACGGCCAGACAGTCAGCCGGATCGTGGTCGGCGCCTGCCGTTTGCCTGATGGGACTGTTGAAATCTTGCGCGACTGGGAGCTGTTGCAGCGGCTAAATCTGGTCGGGGTGGCCGATGAGACACTTCCCTCAGCACAAATCGCCGACCAGCAGTTGACCGATCTGGCGCAGGATTTGATTATTCATATCGGCAAGACTGCAAGAGATCTGGCCGAGGGGATGACCCGCCCATCGGTGCGCGGTGAAGTGTTGCTGGTGCCGGAAGACTGTCCCGATTAA
- a CDS encoding exonuclease domain-containing protein has product MNIEHLNPENEDVARHLETDPNYRLLRAVPRPYSNVPKGAPPYARCVALIDLETTGLDPANDRIMELAIMLVWVGENGEVLNHIAPRVWQEDPQAEIDPRITWITGLANHHLVGRKIPDEEVLAMLDRADLLVAHHAAFEVSWLERRYPQIKGAAWACSMKDVDWLRAGMDGRAQQWLLAQEGWHSNAHRAGDDVW; this is encoded by the coding sequence ATGAATATCGAACACCTGAATCCTGAAAACGAGGACGTCGCTCGGCACCTCGAAACGGACCCGAATTACCGCTTGCTACGGGCTGTTCCTCGGCCCTATTCGAATGTGCCGAAAGGCGCGCCACCCTACGCACGCTGTGTGGCGCTGATTGACCTCGAGACGACTGGCCTCGATCCCGCCAATGATCGCATCATGGAACTTGCGATCATGCTCGTCTGGGTCGGCGAGAATGGCGAGGTTCTCAACCACATCGCGCCCAGGGTCTGGCAGGAAGATCCGCAGGCTGAGATCGACCCCCGCATCACCTGGATTACGGGTCTTGCGAACCATCACCTCGTTGGTCGGAAGATCCCCGACGAAGAGGTGCTGGCGATGCTGGACCGCGCGGACCTGTTGGTGGCGCATCACGCCGCCTTCGAAGTCAGCTGGCTGGAGCGCCGCTATCCGCAGATCAAAGGGGCCGCATGGGCGTGTTCGATGAAGGACGTCGACTGGCTGCGCGCCGGGATGGACGGACGCGCCCAGCAGTGGCTGCTGGCGCAAGAAGGATGGCACAGCAACGCGCATCGTGCTGGCGACGATGTGTGGTAG